In Burkholderiales bacterium, a single genomic region encodes these proteins:
- a CDS encoding NusG domain II-containing protein, producing MNLLSHVRLGDWLILAGGLTGVLALGLAQLGGDVPRRAVVRAGGEVVAEVDLAAPRRILAQGPLGVSVIEVEAGRVRVAADPGPRQLCVRQGWLSHAGDIALCLPNQVSVELVGSKRRFDSLVY from the coding sequence ATGAATCTCCTCTCCCATGTGCGTTTAGGCGACTGGCTGATCCTCGCCGGCGGCCTGACCGGAGTGCTGGCCCTGGGCTTAGCCCAGCTGGGCGGCGATGTGCCCCGGCGCGCCGTGGTGCGCGCAGGGGGTGAAGTGGTGGCCGAAGTGGACCTGGCGGCGCCGCGACGCATCCTCGCCCAGGGTCCCCTGGGGGTGAGCGTGATCGAAGTGGAGGCCGGACGCGTTCGCGTCGCCGCCGATCCCGGCCCGCGGCAGCTCTGCGTGCGCCAGGGCTGGCTCAGCCACGCCGGCGACATCGCCCTCTGTCTGCCCAACCAGGTGAGCGTGGAGCTTGTGGGCAGCAAGCGCCGTTTCGATTCCCTCGTCTATTGA